A single genomic interval of Rosistilla ulvae harbors:
- a CDS encoding DUF1598 domain-containing protein, whose protein sequence is MSRRRYAALLLAAIACLFPLANQGSAQSPIDRARRHLAAGEFAAAKQVAMSLPVENRGNVLAQVAHGQAATGSPTAAAGSLLATNGLSGSTAPMGIPAAGMAGGGAIADFDSLMELIQTTVVPDTWEALGGPSTMSPYPAGVLVDPNGLIRDVAASADADQLRLLRSQSLQQTASPQRDWLTKSPLRKVSLNRLQHELARQLISGRSLDSAVRNLAGLSTIQYVFLSEAGDDVILAGPVGGIRLDADQQPIDIETGRAPMRIDLLGMALAAVEQRQPFGCTIEPTPEGIARSQQVTAEIQSGNLAAAAASPKLKEALGLQNIRVFGTADDTPMAMLMIQADRHMKMLALGTQPMPRGVANYMEIVEATLDQGPLTGSFLRMWFAPQPLDVRCDSQKQAFELSGLPLQLITEQQAANAQGERFAVAADPRAQQFAETFNRHFVDIARQYPLHDRLRGLYDLTAIAQLLHQQMPAEERIAATGLLARPDQWMEPNVQPARQTESLVVHRRFRKGKTIHSVVVASGGVLLEPSKSLTNEPVVYTALASVSSRQAKLPARQDHWWWD, encoded by the coding sequence ATGTCACGACGTCGATACGCAGCATTGCTGCTGGCAGCAATCGCTTGCCTCTTTCCGCTGGCCAATCAAGGATCCGCTCAGTCGCCGATCGATCGCGCCCGGCGGCATCTCGCCGCCGGGGAGTTTGCTGCGGCGAAGCAGGTCGCGATGTCGTTGCCGGTGGAGAATCGAGGCAACGTATTGGCGCAAGTCGCCCATGGACAAGCGGCGACCGGCAGTCCGACCGCGGCGGCCGGCAGTCTGCTGGCGACCAACGGTCTCAGCGGTTCGACAGCTCCGATGGGAATACCCGCCGCGGGAATGGCTGGTGGTGGCGCGATCGCCGACTTCGATTCGTTGATGGAGCTGATCCAAACAACCGTCGTCCCCGACACCTGGGAAGCGTTGGGCGGCCCGAGCACGATGAGCCCCTACCCGGCGGGCGTGTTGGTAGATCCCAACGGCTTGATTCGGGACGTCGCGGCGAGCGCGGACGCCGATCAATTGAGGCTGCTGCGATCGCAGAGCTTGCAACAAACCGCGTCGCCCCAACGCGACTGGCTGACAAAATCACCGCTCCGCAAAGTCTCGCTGAATCGGCTGCAACACGAACTAGCTCGACAACTGATAAGCGGCCGATCGCTCGATTCGGCGGTCCGCAACTTGGCGGGTCTTAGCACGATTCAGTACGTCTTCCTCAGCGAAGCGGGAGACGACGTGATCCTGGCCGGGCCGGTCGGCGGGATTCGCCTGGATGCCGACCAACAACCTATCGACATCGAAACGGGACGAGCCCCGATGCGGATCGATCTGCTGGGGATGGCATTGGCCGCAGTCGAGCAGCGCCAGCCGTTTGGATGCACGATCGAACCAACGCCCGAAGGAATCGCCCGCTCGCAACAAGTGACCGCTGAGATTCAATCGGGGAACCTTGCCGCCGCAGCGGCAAGCCCGAAGCTGAAGGAAGCCCTGGGACTACAAAACATCCGCGTCTTCGGAACCGCTGACGACACGCCGATGGCGATGCTGATGATCCAAGCCGACCGGCACATGAAGATGCTTGCGTTGGGGACCCAACCGATGCCGCGCGGCGTTGCTAACTACATGGAGATCGTCGAAGCGACGCTCGACCAAGGTCCGCTGACGGGAAGCTTCTTGCGGATGTGGTTCGCTCCGCAACCGCTGGACGTCCGCTGCGATTCGCAAAAGCAGGCTTTTGAACTGTCGGGACTGCCGCTGCAATTGATCACCGAACAACAGGCGGCCAACGCTCAAGGGGAACGGTTTGCCGTTGCAGCCGACCCGCGAGCCCAGCAGTTTGCCGAGACCTTCAATCGTCACTTCGTCGATATCGCGCGGCAGTATCCGCTGCACGATCGTCTGCGTGGCTTGTACGATCTGACCGCAATCGCACAGTTGCTTCATCAACAGATGCCAGCCGAAGAACGAATCGCGGCGACCGGCCTACTGGCTCGCCCCGATCAATGGATGGAGCCGAACGTCCAACCGGCGCGGCAGACCGAATCCCTTGTCGTGCATCGACGCTTCCGAAAAGGGAAGACGATCCATTCAGTGGTTGTTGCCAGCGGCGGAGTCCTGTTGGAACCGAGCAAGTCGCTGACCAACGAACCGGTCGTCTATACGGCGCTTGCGAGCGTATCGTCCCGGCAAGCGAAACTGCCCGCCCGCCAAGACCACTGGTGGTGGGACTAA
- a CDS encoding rhodanese-like domain-containing protein — protein MQSPEHEALPIEVDVATVKSMLDQNADFVLIDCREADEYQVAKIDGSILIPLSELQEKGAELETHRDRHIVVHCHHGGRSMRLTQILLANGFPRVQNMAGGIDVWSQQIDGSVPRY, from the coding sequence ATGCAGTCTCCCGAACACGAAGCCCTGCCAATCGAAGTCGACGTCGCGACAGTGAAGTCGATGCTCGATCAGAACGCCGATTTTGTTTTGATCGATTGCCGCGAAGCGGATGAGTATCAGGTCGCCAAGATCGACGGTTCGATCTTAATACCGCTCAGCGAGTTGCAGGAAAAGGGAGCGGAGCTGGAAACGCATCGCGACCGCCATATCGTCGTCCACTGCCACCACGGCGGACGCAGCATGCGGTTGACGCAAATCCTGTTGGCGAACGGTTTCCCACGCGTGCAAAACATGGCTGGAGGAATCGACGTTTGGTCGCAACAGATCGACGGATCGGTGCCGCGATACTAA